The proteins below are encoded in one region of Oncorhynchus masou masou isolate Uvic2021 chromosome 15, UVic_Omas_1.1, whole genome shotgun sequence:
- the LOC135555815 gene encoding uncharacterized protein LOC135555815 translates to MRRKTIAKRIFDLEYEEEEEEDPKYEDFGITTSHSQHPCHRLQKRRKHTHLVKDNVEENPPCNTTLQKLKTRVLVSDNPSVERIEDGDLMAEGPGGLQSRSKADLVAMVLSMQREMDNLREQIRCLTACGKLARNLETLIERTEVWSSSTDLRTTSPSMPEILVRSGAMTTSALLASPGVLNGCWAAKLEPPHSHQNGYPPGSHEGGSQINGPPLYQEFITAELLDRCNTGTTAQKLTNDLLRGLYERDCLASHSISGIVNNKRGQPKPALPADEIQAILRAVQHYFPGKTDSEIKGYIRQKLQNEAKRLRKKPYLAVKVEPEAGSEGAESTFYI, encoded by the exons ATGAGAAGGAAAACAATAGCAAAGCGCATTTTCGACCTCGAatatgaagaggaggaggaggaagacccTAAATATGAAGACTTTGGCATCACGACATCGCACAGCCAGCATCCATGT CACAGACTGCAGAAGAGAAGAAAGCACACACACCTGGTGAAAGATAACGTAGAAGAGAACCCACCATGCAACACCACTCTCCAGAAGTTGAAAACAAGG GTACTAGTGTCAGACAACCCCAGTGTCGAACGCATCGAGGATGGCGACCTCATGGCAGAG GGTCCCGGAGGCCTACAGTCACGCTCGAAGGCTGACCTGGTTGCCATGGTGCTGAGCATGCAGCGAGAGATGGACAACCTGAGGGAGCAAATCAGATGCCTCACAG CGTGTGGAAAGTTGGCACGTAACCTGGAGACCCTGATCGAGAGGACGGAGGTGTGGTCGAGCAGCACAGACCTGAGAACTACATCTCCCAGCATGCCTGAGATCCTGGTGAGGAGTGGTGCCATGACAACGTCGGCCCTGCTGGCCTCTCCAGGGGTGCTGAACGGGTGCTGGGCGGCCAAACTAGAGCCCCCCCACTCCCACCAGAATGGATACCCTCCGGGGTCTCATGAGGGGGGTTCCCAGATCAACGGACCACCCCTCTATCAGGAG TTCATCACTGCGGAGCTGCTTGACCGCTGTAACACGGGGACCACTGCCCAGAAGCTGACCAATGACCTGCTCCGGggcctctatgagagggactgcctggcctctcactccatctctggcATCGTCAACAACAAGAGGGGCCAACCCAAGCCTGCCTTGCCTGCAGACGAGATCCAGGCAATACTGA GAGCGGTGCAGCACTACTTCCCAGGGAAGACGGACTCGGAGATCAAGGGCTACATCCGCCAGAAGCTGCAGAACGAAGCCAAGCGGCTCCGCAAGAAGCCTTATCTGGCCGTGAAGGTGGAGCCAGAGGCCGGGTCAGAGGGGGCGGAGAGTACTTTCTACATCTAA